The proteins below come from a single Thermopolyspora flexuosa genomic window:
- the cyaB gene encoding class IV adenylate cyclase, producing MSHEAQEVEVKYRVKDLAALEAALSRRGVTLSTPVRQDDQAYAQAGWSHGHSKIGVVFARLRTQEGRHLFTVKKPLDNEMACLEHETEVADREQMHQAVIAMGFRPTVRVVKTRRTGTLNGTSICVDEIEHLGVFLELERTARAGESGVVVQQRLDSFALSLGVDLERITDTYDSLVYAATTSA from the coding sequence GTGTCTCATGAGGCACAGGAAGTCGAGGTCAAATACCGCGTGAAAGACCTGGCGGCGCTGGAAGCCGCGCTGAGCCGGCGCGGTGTGACCTTGTCAACCCCGGTACGGCAGGACGACCAAGCGTATGCACAGGCGGGCTGGAGCCACGGCCACAGCAAGATCGGAGTGGTCTTCGCCCGTCTGCGCACCCAGGAGGGCAGGCACCTGTTTACCGTGAAAAAGCCACTCGACAACGAAATGGCCTGCCTGGAACACGAGACGGAGGTCGCCGACCGGGAACAGATGCATCAGGCTGTCATCGCGATGGGCTTCCGCCCGACCGTTCGCGTCGTGAAGACGCGGCGAACCGGGACGCTGAACGGCACGTCCATCTGCGTCGATGAGATCGAGCACCTCGGGGTGTTCCTCGAGCTTGAACGGACGGCGCGTGCCGGGGAGTCCGGTGTTGTCGTACAGCAACGACTCGATTCCTTCGCGCTCTCACTCGGGGTGGACCTGGAGCGCATCACCGATACCTACGACTCCCTGGTGTACGCCGCGACGACCTCGGCTTGA
- a CDS encoding maleylpyruvate isomerase family mycothiol-dependent enzyme, protein MDHTAALLEQTELFGETVRDADWSAPVPTCPGWTVTQLFRHLGRGHRWAAQIITDRVDRMLDPREVRDGKPPSDIEGAIEWLHAGARAVIDAVAGAGPETPVWTFLGPRPAAWWIRRRLHEATVHRADAALALNAPYELEPEVAADGVSEWLDLVAARATGETSPLEPGVTLHLHATEDLGPTGEWMIHGDPDGVRWEHGHGKGTAAARGRASDLLLTLVRRRTAAEAGVRLFGEEKVWADWLSRTPY, encoded by the coding sequence ATGGACCACACCGCCGCCCTGCTAGAGCAGACCGAACTGTTCGGGGAGACCGTCCGGGACGCCGACTGGTCGGCGCCGGTGCCGACCTGCCCCGGCTGGACCGTCACACAGCTGTTCCGGCACCTCGGCCGCGGCCACCGCTGGGCGGCCCAGATCATCACCGACCGGGTGGACCGGATGCTCGACCCGCGCGAGGTCCGCGACGGCAAGCCGCCGAGCGACATCGAGGGCGCCATCGAGTGGCTGCACGCCGGCGCGCGCGCCGTGATCGACGCGGTCGCCGGCGCCGGTCCGGAGACCCCGGTGTGGACGTTCCTCGGCCCGCGCCCCGCCGCCTGGTGGATCCGCCGCAGGCTGCACGAGGCGACCGTGCACCGCGCGGACGCCGCGCTCGCCCTCAACGCGCCGTACGAGCTCGAGCCGGAGGTGGCCGCGGACGGGGTGAGCGAGTGGCTCGACCTGGTCGCCGCCCGGGCGACGGGGGAGACGTCCCCGCTGGAGCCCGGCGTCACCCTCCACCTGCACGCCACCGAGGACCTTGGACCGACCGGCGAGTGGATGATCCACGGTGACCCCGACGGCGTGCGCTGGGAGCACGGCCACGGCAAGGGCACCGCGGCCGCGCGCGGCCGGGCGTCCGACCTGCTGCTCACCCTGGTACGCCGCCGCACCGCCGCCGAGGCGGGGGTGCGGCTCTTCGGCGAGGAGAAGGTCTGGGCGGACTGGCTGAGCCGTACGCCGTACTGA
- a CDS encoding glycoside hydrolase family 25 protein, with translation MSFATALRDRLRHPGKAASYALASAALATTTVVAGFAGEVLAAPADHGRTHAAAQQQTTRLIYGEDISNHQPDHDWQASPAQFGIIKATEGTDFRDATFARHWAELAKKGIVRGAYHFAHPANDPIAEAEHFLAMVNAHPAKAGDLLVLDLEVTDGKSPEEVNAWAKAWLAHVRAKTGIKPMIYSGWAFADTNLKGLGEYPLWVAHYSKPKGTVTPPADWTSWAIHQYSETPIDQNVSALSPDRLRALGRPGR, from the coding sequence ATGTCGTTCGCCACCGCTCTCCGTGACCGCCTGCGCCATCCCGGTAAGGCCGCCTCGTACGCCCTGGCGAGCGCGGCCCTCGCGACCACCACCGTCGTCGCGGGGTTCGCCGGCGAGGTCCTTGCCGCCCCCGCCGACCACGGCCGGACGCACGCAGCGGCGCAGCAGCAGACGACGCGACTCATCTACGGCGAAGACATCTCCAACCATCAGCCCGACCACGACTGGCAGGCGAGCCCGGCCCAGTTCGGCATCATCAAGGCGACCGAGGGCACCGACTTCCGGGACGCCACCTTCGCCCGCCACTGGGCGGAGCTGGCGAAGAAGGGCATCGTGCGCGGCGCCTACCACTTCGCGCACCCGGCCAACGACCCGATCGCCGAGGCCGAGCACTTCCTCGCCATGGTGAACGCCCACCCCGCCAAGGCCGGCGACCTGCTCGTCCTCGACCTAGAGGTCACCGACGGCAAGAGCCCCGAGGAGGTCAACGCCTGGGCGAAGGCCTGGCTCGCGCACGTGCGGGCGAAGACCGGGATCAAGCCGATGATCTACAGCGGCTGGGCGTTCGCCGACACCAACCTCAAGGGTCTCGGCGAGTACCCGCTCTGGGTCGCCCACTACAGCAAGCCCAAGGGCACCGTCACCCCGCCCGCCGACTGGACGAGCTGGGCGATCCACCAGTACTCCGAGACGCCCATCGACCAGAACGTCTCGGCGCTCTCCCCGGACCGGCTCCGCGCCCTCGGCCGCCCCGGCCGCTGA
- a CDS encoding flavodoxin family protein — protein MAGNVRRLLIVHHTPSPTLQELFEAVRRGATTDEIEGVEVVTRAALRAGPVDVLEAHGIVLGTPANIGYMSGALKHFFDTIYYPCLEETRRLPYGLYVHGNNDATGAVRAVESIATGLGWERVREPVVVLGTPGKDDLEACWELGATVAATISPA, from the coding sequence GTGGCGGGTAACGTTCGGCGACTGTTGATCGTGCACCACACGCCCTCGCCCACGCTCCAGGAGCTCTTCGAGGCGGTACGGCGGGGCGCCACCACCGACGAGATCGAGGGTGTGGAGGTGGTCACGCGCGCCGCGCTGCGCGCCGGGCCGGTCGACGTGCTCGAGGCCCACGGCATCGTCCTCGGCACGCCCGCGAACATCGGCTACATGAGCGGCGCGCTCAAGCACTTCTTCGACACGATCTACTACCCGTGTCTGGAGGAGACCCGGCGCCTGCCGTACGGGCTGTACGTGCACGGCAACAACGACGCGACCGGCGCGGTCCGCGCGGTGGAGTCGATCGCCACCGGGCTCGGCTGGGAGCGCGTGCGCGAGCCGGTGGTCGTGCTGGGCACGCCCGGCAAGGACGACCTGGAGGCGTGCTGGGAGCTCGGCGCCACGGTCGCCGCCACGATCAGCCCCGCGTGA
- a CDS encoding chitinase: MHRRIFRRAPSVAVALAAALVAMLLTAVPANAATPTATFTKVSDWGTGWEGRFIITNGGSTAVNGWRVEFDLPAGSNIGSFWDAAMTRSGQHFTFTNLSWNAAIPPGGSVSFGFIGSPGGAGAVISGCTVNGEPCEGGGPGPTPTPGDGVPGKPGTPTVTGVTNTSISLSWGAASGTVTGYRVYEGGTVRATVTGTSATISGLSACSSHTYTVRAYNAQGESAASDPVSATTGGCPTGSLPRHFLTGYWHNFVNPATELRLSQVPDEYDVIAIAFGEATSNPGEVRFSLDPELSAALGGYTDAQFRADVQALKSRGKKVILSVGGEAGRIQVAGSAAATRFADSVYAIMQSYGFDGVDIDLENGLNATYMEEALRRLHGKAGNGLIITMAPQTIDMQSTSAEYFKLALNIRDILTVVHTQYYNSGSMLGCDRSFAYSQGNVDFITALACIQLENGLRPDQVALGLPAGPGAAGGGVVDPSVVNQALTCLATRTDCGRFVPPRAYPGIRGAMTWSINWDATHNWNFARTVKPHLATLP; the protein is encoded by the coding sequence ATGCATCGCAGGATCTTCCGGCGGGCGCCGTCCGTGGCCGTCGCGCTCGCGGCCGCGCTCGTCGCCATGCTCCTCACGGCCGTACCGGCCAACGCCGCCACGCCCACCGCCACCTTCACCAAGGTCTCCGACTGGGGGACCGGCTGGGAGGGCAGGTTCATCATCACCAACGGCGGGAGCACCGCCGTCAACGGATGGCGGGTCGAGTTCGACCTGCCCGCCGGGTCGAACATCGGCTCGTTCTGGGACGCCGCGATGACCCGCAGCGGGCAGCACTTCACCTTCACCAACCTGTCCTGGAACGCGGCCATCCCGCCCGGCGGCAGCGTCAGCTTCGGCTTCATCGGCAGCCCGGGCGGCGCCGGGGCGGTGATCAGCGGGTGCACGGTGAACGGCGAGCCGTGTGAGGGCGGCGGCCCCGGCCCCACGCCGACCCCCGGCGACGGGGTGCCCGGCAAGCCCGGCACGCCCACGGTCACCGGGGTCACGAACACCTCGATCTCGCTGTCGTGGGGCGCCGCGAGCGGGACCGTGACCGGCTACCGCGTCTACGAGGGCGGCACGGTGCGCGCCACCGTCACCGGCACGAGCGCCACGATCAGCGGCCTGTCCGCGTGCTCCTCGCACACCTACACCGTGCGCGCGTACAACGCGCAGGGCGAGTCCGCGGCGAGCGACCCGGTGAGCGCCACCACCGGCGGCTGCCCGACCGGCTCGCTGCCCAGGCACTTCCTCACCGGCTACTGGCACAACTTCGTCAACCCGGCCACCGAGCTGCGGCTGTCGCAGGTACCGGACGAGTACGACGTGATCGCGATCGCGTTCGGCGAGGCGACGAGCAACCCCGGCGAGGTGCGGTTCTCCCTCGACCCCGAGCTGTCCGCGGCGCTCGGCGGCTACACCGACGCCCAGTTCCGCGCCGACGTGCAGGCGCTGAAGTCGCGCGGCAAGAAGGTCATCCTGTCGGTCGGCGGTGAGGCCGGCCGCATCCAGGTGGCCGGCAGCGCGGCGGCCACCAGGTTCGCCGACTCCGTCTACGCGATCATGCAGAGCTACGGCTTCGACGGCGTCGACATCGACCTGGAGAACGGCCTCAACGCCACGTACATGGAGGAGGCGCTGCGCCGCCTGCACGGCAAGGCCGGCAACGGGCTGATCATCACGATGGCGCCGCAGACCATCGACATGCAGTCGACGAGCGCGGAGTACTTCAAGCTGGCGCTGAACATCCGCGACATCCTCACCGTGGTGCACACCCAGTACTACAACTCCGGCTCGATGCTCGGCTGCGACCGGTCCTTCGCGTACAGCCAGGGCAACGTCGACTTCATCACCGCGCTCGCCTGCATCCAGCTCGAGAACGGCCTGCGGCCCGACCAGGTGGCGCTCGGCCTCCCGGCCGGTCCCGGCGCGGCCGGCGGCGGCGTGGTCGACCCGTCCGTGGTCAACCAGGCGCTCACCTGCCTGGCCACCCGCACCGACTGCGGCCGGTTCGTACCGCCGCGCGCCTACCCGGGCATCCGCGGCGCGATGACCTGGTCGATCAACTGGGACGCCACGCACAACTGGAACTTCGCCCGGACCGTCAAGCCGCACCTCGCCACGCTCCCGTAG
- a CDS encoding branched-chain amino acid ABC transporter permease gives MTENLQILAGGISLGCVFALLALGFVIVSKATGVFNLAQGGFVVWGAYSTYFLHQQVGLPFYVAAVLSILFVALVAAVMEAVAVHKVASKNLYTPILVTFGLLMMMPPVVSAFWGTGQLTIGDPWGLKVIRIGEVAITERNVAVIVVTLIVVAVFGLFFRYTRLGLAMQATALDPEAALAQGVSDKLVHRLSWAIAGALGAFGGIMLATAGGVGLGPGLEEYALLALPVIILGGIESPLGAVVGGLIVGIIQQFAVVYAAEDFGVGFEEVVPYLLMIAVMLVRPQGLFGTRKVRRI, from the coding sequence ATGACGGAGAACCTGCAGATCCTCGCGGGCGGCATCTCGCTCGGCTGCGTGTTCGCGCTGCTCGCCCTCGGCTTCGTGATCGTGTCGAAGGCGACCGGCGTGTTCAACCTCGCCCAGGGCGGGTTCGTGGTCTGGGGCGCGTACTCGACGTACTTCCTCCACCAGCAGGTGGGCCTGCCGTTCTACGTGGCGGCGGTGCTGTCGATCCTGTTCGTCGCGCTCGTCGCGGCCGTGATGGAGGCCGTCGCCGTCCACAAGGTGGCGAGCAAGAACCTGTACACCCCGATCCTCGTCACCTTCGGCCTGCTGATGATGATGCCCCCGGTGGTGTCGGCGTTCTGGGGCACGGGCCAGCTCACCATCGGTGACCCGTGGGGCCTCAAGGTGATCCGCATCGGCGAGGTCGCCATCACCGAGCGGAACGTCGCGGTGATCGTGGTGACGCTCATCGTGGTCGCCGTGTTCGGCCTCTTCTTCCGGTACACCCGGCTCGGCCTCGCCATGCAGGCGACCGCGCTCGACCCCGAGGCCGCCCTCGCCCAGGGCGTGAGCGACAAGCTCGTGCACCGGCTCTCCTGGGCGATCGCGGGTGCGCTCGGCGCGTTCGGCGGCATCATGCTCGCCACCGCCGGCGGTGTCGGTCTCGGCCCCGGCCTGGAGGAGTACGCGCTGCTCGCCCTGCCGGTGATCATCCTCGGCGGCATCGAGTCCCCGCTCGGCGCCGTGGTCGGCGGCCTGATCGTCGGCATCATCCAGCAGTTCGCCGTGGTGTACGCGGCCGAGGACTTCGGGGTCGGCTTCGAGGAGGTCGTGCCCTACCTGCTTATGATCGCAGTCATGCTCGTGCGTCCCCAGGGCCTCTTCGGGACCAGGAAGGTCAGGCGAATCTGA
- a CDS encoding branched-chain amino acid ABC transporter permease, producing MAVDVSPGVAEKNSASKHAAPKLRLVNSRAGRIGVAVFIVLIVAFPLNFGDTYWLGVLNSAGIAAIAAMGLNVLTGYAGQLSLGHAAFVSIGAFTAQYVGGQLGLPMIVWLPAAGIAAAVVGAAVAPFALRLHGPYLAIVSLALVAIVVWVARNIPSITGGNEGTFVTAEATLGPINFAELSIGPLSFVREQGMFILIWSMVGLFLLLTANVMRTRAGRAMQAVRDHDIAAEVLGVRMMRTQANAFVLSTFIAGVAGGLLAVNLEYIRPDEFGVHLSVEYLAIIVIGGLASLWGPVLGALFVTMVPVIVDIFSDSLPFIQHGGTDGMSTTDMSLLLYGLLIVIFLLAEPKGLVAVIRRIRDRVRPPRKAAVNSPA from the coding sequence ATGGCGGTCGACGTCTCCCCCGGTGTCGCCGAGAAGAACTCCGCGAGCAAGCACGCGGCGCCCAAGCTGCGCCTGGTGAACAGCCGCGCCGGCCGGATCGGCGTCGCCGTGTTCATCGTCCTCATCGTGGCGTTCCCCCTCAACTTCGGCGACACGTACTGGCTGGGTGTGCTGAACTCGGCGGGCATCGCCGCGATCGCCGCCATGGGCCTGAACGTCCTCACCGGCTACGCCGGTCAGCTCTCCCTCGGCCACGCGGCGTTCGTGAGCATCGGTGCCTTCACCGCCCAGTACGTGGGCGGCCAGCTCGGCCTGCCGATGATCGTGTGGCTGCCGGCCGCGGGCATCGCCGCCGCGGTCGTCGGCGCGGCGGTGGCGCCGTTCGCGCTCCGGCTGCACGGGCCGTACCTGGCGATCGTGTCGCTCGCCCTGGTCGCGATCGTCGTCTGGGTGGCCCGGAACATCCCGTCGATCACCGGCGGTAACGAGGGAACCTTCGTCACCGCGGAGGCCACGCTCGGGCCGATCAACTTCGCGGAGCTCTCCATCGGCCCGCTCTCGTTCGTGCGCGAGCAGGGCATGTTCATCCTCATCTGGTCGATGGTGGGGCTGTTCCTGCTGCTCACGGCGAACGTGATGCGTACCCGCGCGGGCCGGGCGATGCAGGCGGTCCGGGACCACGACATCGCCGCCGAGGTGCTCGGCGTGCGCATGATGCGGACCCAGGCCAACGCCTTCGTCCTGTCCACCTTCATCGCGGGCGTCGCCGGCGGCCTGCTCGCGGTGAACCTCGAGTACATCCGGCCGGACGAGTTCGGCGTCCACCTGTCGGTGGAGTACCTGGCGATCATCGTCATCGGCGGCCTGGCGTCGCTGTGGGGCCCGGTCCTCGGCGCCCTCTTCGTGACCATGGTGCCGGTGATCGTCGACATCTTCTCGGACTCCCTGCCGTTCATCCAGCACGGCGGAACGGACGGGATGAGCACCACCGACATGAGCCTGCTGCTCTACGGCCTCCTGATCGTCATCTTCCTGCTCGCCGAGCCCAAGGGCCTGGTCGCCGTGATCCGGCGGATCCGGGACCGGGTTCGGCCGCCCCGCAAGGCCGCGGTGAACTCACCCGCCTAG
- a CDS encoding lamin tail domain-containing protein, giving the protein MLTAGVVVVSSPAHAAAPAVRIIKIYYDSPGSPDYGGNRSLNGEYIQLRNMTRKAINLKGWTVRDDTKRKDHIYTFKNFILKPGKIVTLRTGKGKDTSTTVYWGRSGGTFAYIWNQVRDTAYLRDPSGRLVDKCSYNSARHDYKICWPR; this is encoded by the coding sequence ATGCTGACCGCCGGCGTGGTCGTCGTCTCTTCGCCCGCTCACGCGGCGGCGCCGGCCGTCCGCATCATCAAGATCTACTACGACTCGCCGGGCTCGCCGGACTACGGCGGGAACCGCAGCCTGAACGGCGAGTACATCCAGCTCAGGAACATGACGCGGAAGGCGATCAACCTGAAGGGGTGGACCGTCCGGGACGACACGAAGCGGAAGGACCACATCTACACCTTCAAGAACTTCATCCTGAAGCCCGGCAAGATCGTCACGCTGCGGACCGGCAAGGGCAAGGACACCTCCACCACGGTCTACTGGGGCAGGAGCGGGGGGACCTTCGCCTACATCTGGAACCAGGTGCGGGACACCGCGTACCTGCGCGACCCCTCCGGCAGGCTCGTGGACAAGTGCTCGTACAACTCGGCCCGGCACGACTACAAGATCTGCTGGCCGCGCTGA
- a CDS encoding ATP-binding protein, which yields MSVPADAHHLAIPGGLQAAGEAREFAGKLLSEWALDADAAYDVLLIVSELVTNAVVHGVAPVHLWLWAADGCVRGAVDDQGDGVPRLGGPGGLCDDMSEHGRGLTLVAAVARTVGWRRLPGGGLRVWFSYAVGGDGGA from the coding sequence ATGAGCGTCCCGGCCGACGCGCATCATCTTGCGATCCCTGGCGGCCTCCAGGCGGCCGGGGAGGCGCGGGAGTTCGCGGGCAAGCTGCTCAGCGAATGGGCGCTCGACGCCGACGCGGCGTACGACGTGCTGCTGATCGTGTCCGAGCTCGTCACGAACGCGGTGGTGCACGGGGTGGCGCCCGTCCACCTGTGGCTGTGGGCCGCGGACGGCTGCGTACGCGGCGCCGTGGACGACCAGGGCGACGGCGTGCCGCGCCTCGGCGGTCCCGGAGGCCTGTGCGACGACATGAGCGAGCACGGGCGCGGCCTCACGCTGGTGGCGGCGGTGGCCCGCACGGTCGGCTGGCGCCGGCTGCCGGGCGGCGGCCTCCGGGTGTGGTTCTCGTACGCGGTGGGCGGTGACGGCGGGGCGTGA
- a CDS encoding chitinase translates to MIRIRTAARTAAASVAAALTFAAATLAAAQPARAANLAVNPGFEAGLTGWTCTGRAEAVTSPVRSGSRALAGTPEGTDLARCRQTITVKPSSTYTLSAWVRGNFVFLGAEGHGETWASPGGTWTRLSTSFTTSPGQTSVTIHVNGWYGQGTYHVDDVELDGPGDAPGSPSPSPSPTPSESPEPSPTPTEEPTTSPSPTPGDRLLVGYLHATFANGSGYVRMADVPDEWDFINLAFGEPTSPTSGEIRFTRCPAAECPGVESEAEFIAAIRAKQRAGKKVLLSIGGQNGQVQLTTTAARDAFVRSVSEIIDRYGLDGLDIDFEGHSLYLNPGDTDFRNPTTPVVVNLISALRTLKARYGSRFVLTMAPETFFVQLGYQFYGPGDGGQDPRAGAYLPVIHALRNDLTLLHVQHYNSGPIMGLDDRYHTMGNADFHVAMADMVLAGFPVRGNPGNVFPPLRQDQVAIGLPAAPYAGNGFTTVAEVQKAVTCLVKGTGCGGYRPRGVYPNLRGLMAWSINWDRFNSYEFSRGHRRFLDGL, encoded by the coding sequence ATGATCCGCATCCGTACGGCCGCGCGTACGGCGGCGGCCTCGGTCGCCGCGGCGCTCACCTTCGCCGCGGCGACGCTCGCCGCCGCCCAGCCCGCCCGGGCGGCGAACCTCGCCGTCAACCCCGGCTTCGAGGCCGGCCTGACCGGCTGGACCTGCACCGGCCGGGCCGAGGCGGTCACCTCGCCGGTCCGCAGCGGGTCCCGGGCGCTCGCCGGCACGCCCGAGGGCACCGACCTCGCCCGCTGCCGCCAGACGATCACCGTCAAGCCGTCCTCGACGTACACGCTCTCGGCCTGGGTACGCGGGAACTTCGTGTTCCTCGGCGCCGAGGGCCACGGCGAGACCTGGGCCTCCCCGGGCGGCACGTGGACCCGGCTCAGCACCTCGTTCACCACGTCCCCGGGGCAGACGAGCGTGACGATCCACGTGAACGGCTGGTACGGCCAGGGCACGTACCACGTCGACGACGTCGAGCTGGACGGCCCCGGCGACGCGCCGGGGTCGCCCTCCCCGTCCCCGTCGCCGACCCCGTCGGAGAGCCCGGAGCCGAGCCCGACCCCGACGGAGGAGCCGACGACGAGCCCGTCGCCCACCCCGGGCGACCGGCTGCTCGTCGGCTACCTGCACGCCACGTTCGCCAACGGGTCCGGGTACGTCCGGATGGCGGACGTGCCGGACGAGTGGGACTTCATCAACCTCGCCTTCGGCGAGCCGACCTCGCCCACCTCCGGCGAGATCCGCTTCACCCGGTGCCCGGCCGCGGAGTGCCCCGGGGTGGAGAGCGAGGCCGAGTTCATCGCCGCCATCCGCGCCAAGCAGCGGGCGGGCAAGAAGGTCCTGCTCTCCATCGGCGGCCAGAACGGGCAGGTCCAGCTCACCACGACCGCGGCCCGGGACGCGTTCGTCCGGTCCGTCTCCGAGATCATCGACCGGTACGGCCTCGACGGCCTCGACATCGACTTCGAGGGCCACTCCCTGTACCTGAACCCGGGCGACACCGACTTCCGCAACCCGACCACCCCGGTCGTGGTCAACCTCATCTCGGCGCTGCGCACCCTGAAGGCGAGGTACGGCTCGCGCTTCGTGCTCACCATGGCGCCGGAGACGTTCTTCGTGCAGCTCGGCTACCAGTTCTACGGCCCGGGCGACGGGGGCCAGGACCCGCGGGCCGGGGCGTACCTGCCGGTGATCCACGCCCTGCGGAACGACCTCACCCTGCTGCACGTGCAGCACTACAACTCCGGGCCGATCATGGGGCTGGACGACCGGTACCACACCATGGGCAACGCCGACTTCCACGTCGCCATGGCCGACATGGTGCTCGCGGGCTTCCCGGTCCGCGGCAACCCCGGCAACGTGTTCCCGCCGCTGCGGCAGGACCAGGTCGCCATCGGCCTGCCCGCCGCGCCGTACGCGGGCAACGGCTTCACCACGGTGGCGGAGGTCCAGAAGGCCGTCACGTGCCTGGTGAAGGGCACCGGCTGCGGAGGCTACCGGCCGCGCGGCGTCTACCCGAACCTGCGCGGCCTGATGGCCTGGTCGATCAACTGGGACCGGTTCAACTCGTACGAGTTCTCCCGCGGCCATCGCCGTTTCCTCGACGGGCTCTGA
- a CDS encoding ABC transporter ATP-binding protein, with product MLRSIDVEVRPRTVVAFLGVNGAGKTTLTRAVTGMLSFHGGSVISGDIRWKGRSIVGLNPRRIVRAGISQVLEGRRIFAELTVDQNLSVGGITKRNDNALKERRDWIYDMFPRLRERQNQMAGYLSGGEQQMLAIGRALMQSPELLVLDEPSLGLAPSIVEHIRDTIAGIREAGTSVLLIEQNATMALSVADYGYILSHGTVTKEGPAKELLADPHIQSFYLGLDEDTGELDAVKHGATA from the coding sequence GTGCTGAGATCCATCGACGTCGAGGTCCGTCCCCGCACCGTGGTCGCGTTCTTGGGCGTGAACGGTGCAGGCAAGACGACTCTGACCCGAGCGGTGACCGGCATGCTGTCCTTCCACGGCGGTTCGGTGATCTCCGGGGACATCAGGTGGAAGGGACGCTCGATCGTCGGCCTCAACCCCCGGCGCATCGTGCGTGCCGGCATCAGCCAGGTGTTGGAGGGGCGGCGGATCTTCGCCGAGCTCACCGTGGACCAGAATCTGTCCGTCGGTGGCATTACCAAGCGCAATGACAACGCCCTCAAGGAGCGGCGCGACTGGATTTACGACATGTTCCCGCGGCTGCGCGAGCGCCAGAACCAGATGGCCGGCTATCTGTCCGGTGGTGAGCAGCAGATGCTCGCGATCGGACGCGCGCTCATGCAGTCGCCCGAACTGCTCGTGCTGGACGAGCCCTCCCTGGGTCTCGCGCCGAGCATCGTCGAGCACATCCGGGACACGATCGCCGGCATCCGCGAGGCCGGGACGAGCGTCCTGCTCATCGAGCAGAACGCCACCATGGCGCTCTCCGTCGCCGACTACGGATACATCCTCTCGCACGGAACCGTGACGAAAGAGGGACCGGCCAAGGAACTGCTCGCCGATCCGCACATCCAGTCCTTCTACCTCGGCCTGGACGAGGACACCGGCGAGCTCGACGCCGTCAAGCACGGAGCGACCGCATGA
- a CDS encoding ABC transporter ATP-binding protein, producing MTTGKPLLAVRNVKLTFGGITAIKDVSFEVEKGEFFAIIGPNGAGKTSMLNVLNGVYKPTSGTVEFEGQPLLGRKPADIARLGIARTFQNLALFEEMTVLDNVVLGRHHFMKAGVLSGMLWFGRARREEYEARRDCMPLIELMGLSDIRNELVRDLPYGVKKRIELARALAMRPKLLLLDEPVAGMNGPETAELASWVLNAKRELDLTIIMIEHDMALVTKVADRVLVLDFGEVICCDKPSVAVNDPRVIRAYIGGTDEKVINQATAGLKEGSASTDTTEKSASDAKKESVSTATSEDAS from the coding sequence ATGACCACCGGCAAGCCGCTGCTCGCGGTTCGTAACGTCAAGCTCACCTTCGGTGGCATCACCGCGATCAAGGACGTGTCGTTCGAGGTCGAGAAGGGTGAGTTCTTCGCCATCATCGGCCCCAACGGGGCGGGCAAGACCTCGATGCTCAACGTGCTGAACGGGGTGTACAAGCCCACGTCCGGCACCGTCGAGTTCGAGGGCCAGCCCCTGCTCGGCCGCAAGCCGGCCGACATCGCCCGCCTCGGCATCGCCCGCACGTTCCAGAACCTCGCGCTGTTCGAGGAGATGACGGTCCTCGACAACGTGGTGCTGGGCCGCCACCACTTCATGAAGGCGGGCGTGCTCAGCGGCATGCTCTGGTTCGGCCGGGCCCGCCGCGAGGAGTACGAGGCCCGGCGCGACTGCATGCCGCTGATCGAGCTGATGGGCCTCTCCGACATCCGGAACGAGCTCGTCCGGGACCTGCCGTACGGCGTGAAGAAGCGCATCGAGCTGGCCCGGGCGCTCGCGATGCGGCCCAAGCTGCTCCTGCTCGACGAGCCGGTGGCCGGCATGAACGGGCCGGAGACCGCGGAGCTCGCGAGCTGGGTGCTCAACGCCAAGCGCGAGCTCGACCTGACGATCATTATGATCGAGCACGACATGGCGCTGGTGACCAAGGTCGCTGACAGGGTGCTGGTACTCGACTTCGGCGAGGTCATCTGCTGCGACAAGCCCTCCGTCGCGGTCAACGACCCCCGCGTCATCCGCGCCTACATCGGCGGCACCGACGAGAAGGTCATCAACCAGGCGACGGCGGGTCTCAAGGAAGGGTCGGCCTCCACGGACACGACGGAGAAGTCGGCCTCCGACGCCAAGAAGGAGTCGGTCTCCACCGCCACCTCGGAGGACGCCTCATGA